Part of the Spinacia oleracea cultivar Varoflay chromosome 5, BTI_SOV_V1, whole genome shotgun sequence genome, AGTAAGATAAGAGCCACTAAGTTTCAAAGACACTCTTTTTATAACTTTCAATAAGGATCGATAAGATAGAATatgatattataaaataaaataagataagctaCGATAAAGGGTAAtaatataagataagttcatgactaataagataaaataatataaGTGAAATTCAAGCGAAGGAGAACGATTCCGAAGTATTAATAAAAATGTTTGCAAATCCTTTGCTTAAAATGAAGTTGCTTAAATTACTTGTCCAAACCTAACAAGAAagtttttggtaaataaataaaataaacattttcttttgattcaaatagttaaaactaagaaagaaaatataaattacaaatggatAATAGAAGTTTGAATGTTTAACCTATCATAAACATGACATAAGTTTGTATAAAGTCCAAGAAAATCAAAGTTTACATCATCATCATGTAGACATGTACCAATACTTAATGCAAATGGAAATCTCACACACCAAAACACTAAAAAcccaaaaacaaaagaaaaagcccaAGTTTTACACTTTCCACTTCCTCCATAAATCAAAACCGCCCTTAATTTATTGACCCCACCtcatttaaattcatcatcCTTCACCTCCAATTTCCTCTCCTTAAACCCCAAACATTTTACCAGTCTTCTTCTTCAATTCTACTCCGTCCTACTTTTCCCCTCCATTTTCCACaccctttctctttctctctcatcacgTGATTCCCTCATGCCGACGTGCGGCGACGTGGACGCGGTGGCGCGTGCTCTTAATTGCCGTAACAGCACGTCGGCATCCCACATAAAGCTCCTCTCCACAATCGTGATCTTCGCCACCAGCGTCGCCGGAATATCCTTCCCAGTCGTGCTTGCGAAGTCGTTCGCGGGAAAACCGGCGTACGACAAGGCTACTTTGGTAATTAAGTGCTACGCGGCGGGGGTAATCCTGTCAACTTCCCTCGTCCACGTCTTACCCGACGCCTTCGACGCGCTTAGTGACTGCGTAGTTGCTACGCGCCACCCGTGGAAGGATTTCCCCTTCGCAGGACTCGTAACTCTCATTGGCGCGCTGTTGGCTCTCCTCGTCGACCTCGCCGCCAACTCTTCCCACGCGGAGCTCCACGGCCACGGGCACGGCGGGTACACGCAGCTCGACGAGCCTCAAATACAATCCCACTGCCACGGCGGAGGTGGCGAAGGGAAGGTGGAAATGATGGTGGTGGTGAGAGGAAACGGTGACGTAGTGGAGGAGAAAGGAGCGGCGGTGGCGGAGACGGCGGAGGTGGaggagatgagagagaaaatgaggcaGAGGATGGTTTCACAAGTGCTGGAAATTGGGATAATATTTCATTCAGTGATAATAGGGGTGACAATGGGTATGTCTCAAAATGTTTGTACTATTAAACCACTTGTTGCTGCTCTGTCCTTTCATCAAATTTTTGAAGGCATGGGTCTTGGTGGTTGCATTGCTCAGGTAATTAGTCTCTAATTACTTCTTAATTACTCTGTACTAATTAATTACACTAGGTGGTTGGTAGTTAATTTAGGTTGTGGTATCACTAATCGGAAGATTTTCTACACAACAGTTGCACAATTGCACGAAATACATTTTGATATTAACCAAAGTCTTAGTATAGTAGTGTTGGAATACATTTTGATATTAACTAAAGTCTTAGTGTAGTAATGTTGGAATACATTTTGATATAATGATATTAACTAAAGTCTGTGTAGTAATGTTGGAATACATTTTGATATTAACTAAAGACTTAGTATAGTAATGTGGTAATATTCTAGAATACTAGAGGTGTCAAAACTCGGGCCAAGTCGAACACAAAAACTCATGCCTAATGATACGGAGTATTGATTTTCGGGCCAAAGCGGGCTTTTCGGGCAAGGTTCGGGATTTGGTCTAAAAATGCGTATTTAAGGTGCCCAACCCCGCACTTTTTCGGGCTTAGTATAATGTGGTAATATTCTAGATTAGAGGTGTCAAAACTCGGGCCAGGTCGAACACAAAAACTCATGCCTAATGATATTGACTTTCGGGCCAAAGCGGGCTTTTGGGCAAGGTTCGGGATTTGGTCTAAAAATGCGTATTTAAGGTGCCCAACCCCGCACTTTTTCGGACTGGGTCGGGTCGGGCCAACAGGATGGGCTATAGTTAATCGGATATATTTTAAATGATTACTAATCAGTTAGTTTAGCTAGTAAAATCTTTGAACGCTGTCAGATGATCAATTACATTCCACTTTAATTAGTGTTGATTACATGTTTTAAGATCACTAATTCACTGTATAGTTTGAAGTATAATTAGGGGACTATTTTAGGACGTTGATAGTGGATTGACTAGTCAGTAGACTACTACAGTACTAAGCTTGAAGTGCCGTGATTCATAAACTCACTTAC contains:
- the LOC110776825 gene encoding zinc transporter 6, chloroplastic, whose protein sequence is MPTCGDVDAVARALNCRNSTSASHIKLLSTIVIFATSVAGISFPVVLAKSFAGKPAYDKATLVIKCYAAGVILSTSLVHVLPDAFDALSDCVVATRHPWKDFPFAGLVTLIGALLALLVDLAANSSHAELHGHGHGGYTQLDEPQIQSHCHGGGGEGKVEMMVVVRGNGDVVEEKGAAVAETAEVEEMREKMRQRMVSQVLEIGIIFHSVIIGVTMGMSQNVCTIKPLVAALSFHQIFEGMGLGGCIAQAGFSFKTTAYMCFMFSVTTPVGIILGMIIFAVTGYDDSSANALISEGLLGSLSSGILIYMALVDLISADFFHNKLMSSETKMKKGCYIALVLGSVSMSILALWA